In one window of Cololabis saira isolate AMF1-May2022 chromosome 23, fColSai1.1, whole genome shotgun sequence DNA:
- the LOC133424555 gene encoding uncharacterized protein LOC133424555: MVARCCVAGCSSSSHNRRGEKNDSGLTFHRFPSWKQTHGEQISEISRNRRMAWIRAVRRKNISFNSISMYMRVCSLHFHHGKPAGEMYTSHPDWAPSLNLGHSEVKESQTDRYERLQRRKRRRTESPAVMNKSPALAVAESLAVMNESLAVMNESPAVMNESLAVMNESPVVEERKDELEDCKEEIVEITVDDLIPPVETPEPSEDGSEVTLAAECDFCPRRQEEINRLLEENRKLKRGQDEMKRGRDEMKRLLEENRKLKRGQEEMERGQEEMKRGQEELKQGREELKRGRDEINRLLEENRNLKRELSLRKMDEHFLTDDVVKVNYYTGLPHLDAVMGVLGVVGPALTPYCKVLSPFQMLLLTLMRLRLNLPIKHVGYMFGVSRSTAGRAFTATVDVLHARVGPLVRWPDRGALQAAMPQRFVQAVGRRVVLIVDCFEISTQKPTNSNAPAHTAVVKFLIGITPLGSIAFISRGWAGDVSDRHITDHCGILDKLLPGDLVMAGRGFDLGDGAGLMRAVLKTPDSVETPDSGEKTSVSGVKTSANEVKTPDSVETPDSGVTAPVSETTAPVSGATAPVSEARTNVSEATAPVSGITAPVSDATANVFLTSAPVSGITAPVSGITANVFLTSAPVSGATPPPSTRGRCQLEAADPKSSRKVVKLRSDVFRVIGTIRNKYTMLYSKFPMHMRDGDGDGDTSFLDRMVSVCCALTNMSPSVINVSETQPSLQSSP; this comes from the exons ATGGTAGCTCGTTGCTGCGTTgcgggctgcagcagctcctctcaCAACCGCCGCGGGGAGAAGAACGATAGCGGGCTAACTTTCCACCGGTTTCCCAGCTGGAAACAAACACACGGAGAGCAGATCTCTGAGATCAGCAGGAACCGGAGAATGGCCTGGATACGAGCCGTGAGGAGGAAAAACATCAGCTTTAACAGCATCAGCATGTACATGAGGGTCTGC AGTCTGCACTTCCATCACG GGAAACCCGCGGGGGAGATGTACACGTCCCACCCGGACTGGGCTCCGTCTCTGAACCTGGGACACTCGGAGGTGAAGGAGAGCCAGACGGACCGATACGAGAGGCTGCAGAGGAGGAAACGCAGGAGGACGGAGAGTCCCGCGGTGATGAATAAGAGTCCGGCCTTGGCGGTGGCTGAGAGTCTGGCGGTGATGAATGAGAGTCTGGCGGTGATGAATGAGAGTCCGGCGGTGATGAATGAGAGTCTGGCGGTGATGAATGAGAGTCCTGTGGTGGAGGAGAGGAAAGATGAGCTGGAGGACTGTAAAGAGGAGATAGTGGAGATCACCGTGGATGACCTGATTCCACCAG TGGAGACTCCAGAACCATCGGAGGACGGATCTGAGGTGACACTGGCGGCTGAGTGCGACTTCTGTCCCCGTCGGCAGGAGGAAATCAACCGTCTGCTGGAGGAGAACCGGAAACTGAAACGAGGGCAGGACGAGATGAAACGAGGGCGGGATGAGATGAAACGTCTGCTGGAggagaacaggaaactgaaacGAGGGCAGGAGGAGATGGAACGAGGACAGGAGGAGATGAAACGAGGACAGGAGGAACTGAAACAAGGGCGGGAGGAACTGAAACGAGGGCGGGATGAGATCAACCGTCTGCTGGAGGAGAACAGGAACCTGAAACGGGAGCTCAGTCTGAGGAAGATGGACGAGCATTTCCTTACGGACGACGTGGTGAAGGTGAACTACTACACGGGCCTCCCCCACCTGGACGCGGTGATGGGCGTGCTGGGCGTCGTCGGGCCGGCCCTGACCCCGTACTGTAAAGTCCTGTCCCCGTTCCAGATGCTCCTGCTGACGCTGATGCGTCTCCGGCTGAATCTACCGATCAAACACGTGGGCTACATGTTCGGCGTGAGCAGGAGCACGGCGGGCAGAGCGTTCACCGCCACCGTGGACGTGCTGCATGCTCGGGTCGGCCCGCTGGTCCGCTGGCCGGACCGCGGCGCGCTGCAGGCGGCGATGCCGCAGCGGTTCGTGCAGGCCGTCGGGAGGAGGGTCGTCCTCATCGTGGACTGTTTTGAGATCTCCACGCAGAAACCGACCAACAGTAACGCTCCGGCTCACACCGCGGTGGTGAAGTTCCTGATCGGGATCACTCCGCTCGGATCCATCGCCTTCATCTCCCGGGGCTGGGCGGGCGACGTGAGCGACAGACACATCACCGACCACTGCGGGATTCTGGACAAGCTGCTGCCGGGGGATCTGGTGATGGCTGGACGAGGGTTCGACCTCGGGGACGGGGCGGGACTGATGCGTGCCGTGCTCAAGACCCCGGATTCTGTAGAGACCCCCGATTCTGGAGaaaaaacctctgtttctggaGTAAAAACCTCTGCTAACGAGGTCAAGACCCCGGATTCTGTAGAGACCCCGGATTCTGGG GTAACGGCCCCCGTTTCCGAGACAACGGCCCCCGTTTCCGGGGCAACGGCCCCCGTTTCCGAGGCAAGGACCAACGTTTCCGAGGCAACGGCCCCCGTTTCCGGGATAACGGCCCCTGTTTCTGATGCAACGGCCAACGTTTTCCTGACATCGGCCCCCGTTTCCGGGATAACGGCCCCCGTTTCCGGGATAACGGCCAACGTTTTCCTGACATCGGCCCCCGTTTCCGGGGCAACGCCCCCTCCCTCCACCAGAGGGCGCTGCCAGCTGGAAGCTGCAGACCCGAAGAGCTCCAGGAAAGTCGTCAAGCTCCGATCTGACGTTTTCAGGGTGATCGGAACCATCCGTAACAAGTACACCATGTTGTACTCTAAATTCCCGATGCACATGCGGGACGGGGACGGGGACGGGGACACGTCCTTCCTGGACCGGATGGTGTCGGTGTGCTGCGCTCTCACCAACATGAGCCCCAGCGTTATTAATGTGTCTGAAACACAGCCATCGCTACAATCTTCACCATAA